In the Paramormyrops kingsleyae isolate MSU_618 chromosome 6, PKINGS_0.4, whole genome shotgun sequence genome, one interval contains:
- the hcfc1b gene encoding host cell factor 1b isoform X1: MSSPGSTVSGTTGSVLQPRWKRVLGWSGPVPRPRHGHRAVAIKELMVVFGGGNEGIVDELHVYNTATNQWFIPAVRGDIPPGCAAYGFVCDGTRLLVFGGMVEYGKYSNDLYELQASRWEWKKLKPKAPKNGPPPCPRLGHSFSLVGNKCYLFGGLANDSEDPKNNIPRYLNDLYILELRPGSNVAGWDIPITYGVLPPPRESHTAVVYTDRSNKKSRLVIYGGMSGCRLGDLWTLDIDTLTWNKPSVNGTAPLPRSLHSATTITNKMYVFGGWVPLVMDDVKVATHEKEWKCTNTLACLNLDSMCWETVLMDTLEDNIPRARAGHCSVAINSRLYVWSGRDGYRKAWNNQVCCKDLWYLETEKPPAPSRVQLVRANTNSLEVSWGPVSTADTYLLQLQKYDIPAAVAATSPTLNPTPSLPSNSPKSPAPAAAAPSSQNLPLTGITLVPQVASPTSSMPGSPLAASTARGPAILKVAAPHSSAGTSIVTVRPASQAGKSPVTVTSLPAGVRMVVPAQSTQGTPIGSSPQMSGMAALAAAAAATQKIPPSSAPTVLNVPAGTTIVKTVAVTPGSTTLPATVKVASPVMVSNPATRMLKTAAAQVGTSAVSTPNTPTRPIITVHKSGTVTVAQQAQVVTTVVGGVTKTITLVKSPLTMGGGGTLISNIGKVMSMVQAKPVPTSAVTGQASTSPVTQIIQTKGPLPAGTILKLVTSADGKPTTIITTTQAGGTGSKPTILGISSVSPTTTTKPGTTTIIKTIPMSAIMTQPGATAGVTSSTGIKSPITIITTKMMTAGTGTPGKIITAMPKLGTGPGQQGVTQVVLKGPPGQPGTILRTVPMGGVRLVTPVTVSAVKPTVTTLVVKGTTGVTTLGTVTGTVSTSLAGGSVASANSSLATPITTLGTIATLSSQVINPAAITVSAAQTSLTSATPLPTPTITMQSVNQPTQVTLITTPSGVEAQPVQELPVSILASPTSEQPSAAEAGGDMPGTVTLVCSNPPCETHETGTTNTATTASASMGGVQQVCSNPPCETHETGTTNTATTASASMGANQTGTVQRVCSNPPCETHETGTTNTATTASASMGANQTGTVQRVCSNPPCETHETGTTNTSTTASASMGGVQQVCSNPPSETHETGTTNTATTASSNMGSDKMGTVQSQSGSQCPPANAASSQTSTSSEAGTGAGVLHPENLRTGTTNTSTTAHANMGSDQTGTVQSSQSSLENRRSISSASCPISQTPSENEQEVCSNPLCETHEPDTTNTTTQEDSSMGSGQTVQRVCSNPPCETHETGTTSTATTASASMGANQTGTVQRVCSNPPCETHETGTTSTATTASASMGANQTGTVQRVCSNPPCETHETGTTNTATTASASMGANQNGTVQRVCSNPPCETHETGTTNTATAASASMGANQNGMVQRVCSNPPCETHETGTTNTATTASASMGANQNGTVQRVCSNPPCETHETGTTNTATTASASMGANQTGTVQRVCSNPPCETHETGTTSTATTASASMGANQTGTVQRVCSNPPCETHETGTTNTATTATSSMDTGESTAQQSSGTAEGDDGSNPESSSSPALLSEAASATVSQSRAITTVTHATPVPGPSVPTIASITEASGIPCEEASGEPAPEQPQPEEEALMAEQAQEGSLEAAAAVPEEEGEPMQTECQAGLGEDAVVGVISMEDESVGVAEAEAAAVLQAEVDQLPMAMETQQGQEEQAEQLEPAAEEAGASADAQTLTLPQELMSEGQPTTLMVTGLTPEELAVTAAAEAAAQAAATEEAQALAIQAVLQAAQQAVMSEGDSSHDGQQTTTIPIVLTQQELAALVQQQQQLQEAQAQAQAQAQAQAQAQAQAQAQAQAQAQAQAQAQAQAQAHAQAQAQAQAQVQVIAVSAQQQQQLSAQAAALPTEGLAPADSLNDPASESNGHSDMAAAVSSAVARLLPCTPAESLAPSSTFAPSQPLVAASPAKIQAATALAEVANGIESAAGKQSPSPAVVKAPVKKENQWFDVGIVKVTNMLVTHYFVPADDAPATDDDSGAVPDYSQMKKMDLQPGTAYKFRVSGINACGRGAFSEISAFKTCLPGFPGAPCAIKISKSPDGAHLTWEPPSVTSGKIIEYSVYLAIQSTQAGEPKASAPAQLAFMRVYCGPSPACLVQTSSLSNAHIDYTTKPAIIFRIAARNEKGYGPATQVRWLQESSKDAASAKPATKRPVSSDMKGAGPKKARSDQ, from the exons ATGTCTTCACCTGGTTCCACGGTGTCTGGGACCACTGGCTCGGTTCTGCAGCCACGGTGGAAGCGGGTGTTGGGCTGGTCTGGCCCCGTCCCTCGACCCCGACACGGCCACAGAGCTGTCGCTATTAAGGAACTGATGGTTGTTTTCGGGGGAGGCAATGAAGGGATCGTGGACGAGCTGCACGTCTATAACACAG CCACAAACCAGTGGTTCATACCAGCAGTGCGTGGTGACATCCCACCAGGCTGCGCTGCTTATGGATTTGTGTGCGATGGAACACGGCTGCTGGTGTTTGGAGGAATGGTGGAATATGGCAAGTACAGCAACGATCTCTATGAGCTACAG GCCAGTCGTTGGGAGTGGAAAAAACTGAAGCCTAAAGCTCCCAAAAATGGCCCCCCTCCATGCCCCCGTCTTGGACACAGCTTCTCACTGGTGGGAAACAAGTGCTACCTTTTTGGTGGGCTGGCCAATGACAGTGAGGATCCCAAAAACAACATTCCCAG GTATCTGAATGACCTGTATATTCTGGAGCTGCGGCCAGGCTCTAATGTGGCCGGTTGGGACATTCCCATCACCTATGGCGTGTTACCGCCTCCACGCGAGAGCCACACTGCTGTGGTCTACACAGACAGAAGCAACAAGAAGTCCCGATTGGTCATCTATGGCGGCATGAGCGGCTGCCGCCTGGGGGATCTTTGGACCCTTGACATAG ACACACTCACCTGGAACAAGCCCTCAGTGAATGGTACAGCCCCCCTGCCCCGCAGCTTGCACTCTGCCACCACCATCACCAACAA AATGTATGTGTTTGGGGGCTGGGTGCCCCTGGTCATGGACGACGTAAAGGTGGCCACACATGAAAAGGAATGGAAGTGCACTAACACACTGGCCTGCCTGAATCTGG ACTCTATGTGCTGGGAGACTGTTTTGATGGACACTCTTGAGGACAACATTCCAAGGGCCCGCGCAGGACACTGTTCTGTCGCTATCAACTCCCGGCTGTATGTCTGGAGTGGCCGCGATGGCTACCGCAAGGCCTGGAACAACCAGGTCTGCTGCAAAGACCTCTGGTACTTGGAAACTG AGAAGCCCCCGGCGCCATCGCGTGTGCAGCTTGTCCGCGCTAACACCAACTCCCTGGAGGTGAGCTGGGGTCCCGTGTCCACGGCCGACACCtacctgctgcagctgcagaaGTACGACATCCCAGCTGCCGTGGCTGCCACGTCGCCGACCCTCAACCCCACGCCGTCTCTGCCCAGTAACTCCCCCAAGAGTCCAGCACCGGCCGCCGCCGCTCCCTCCTCACAGAACCTCCCGCTCACTGGCATCACGCTCGTGCCTCAGGTGGCTTCGCCCACGAGCTCCATGCCGGGCAGCCCCCTGGCCGCCTCCACGGCCCGTGGCCCTG CCATCCTGAAGGTTGCGGCACCCCATTCCAGTGCCGGAACTTCTATTGTCACTGTGCGACCTGCCAGTCAGGCTGGTAAATCTCCTGTCACTGTGACATCGCTCCCCGCTGGTGTCCGCATGGTTGTCCCTGCACAGAGCACTCAAGGAACG CCAATTGGGAGCAGTCCCCAGATGAGTGGCATGGCCGCCCTCGCCGCAGCGGCGGCAGCCACCCAGAAGATCCCGCCCTCCTCAGCACCCACCGTGCTTAATGTGCCAGCCGGCACCACCATTGTCAAAACGGTGGCGGTGACCCCGGGATCTACCACACTGCCAGCCACGGTCAAAGTGGCCTCACCTGTCATG GTGAGCAACCCCGCCACCCGGATGCTGAAGACCGCCGCAGCTCAGGTTGGCACCTCTGCCGTCTCCACGCCCAACACACCCACGCGCCCAATAATCACCGTTCACAAGTCTGGAACTGTCACCGTCGCCCAGCAAGCCCAGGTCGTCACCACTGTGGTGGGTGGCGTCACCAAGACCATCACTCTGGTGAAGAGCCCTCTCACCATGGGAGGAGGTGGGACTCTG ATCTCTAACATTGGAAAAGTGATGTCCATGGTGCAGGCAAAGCCAGTGCCGACCTCGGCTGTGACTGGTCAGGCTTCTACCAGCCCTGTGACCCAGATCATACAG ACGAAGGGCCCTCTGCCAGCCGGGACCATCCTCAAGCTGGTGACCTCAGCAGACGGCAAGCCCACtaccatcatcaccaccacgcAGGCCGGTGGTACTGGGAGCAAGCCCACCATTCTGGGGATCAGCAGCGTCTCCCCCACTACCACCACCAAGCCAGGCACCACCACCATCATTAAGACCATTCCTATGTCGGCCATCATGACCCAACCAGGCGCGACAG CAGGAGTAACTAGCAGCACTGGGATCAAGTCACCCATCACGATTATCACCACCAAGATGATGACTGCTGGCACTGGGACTCCTGGAAAGATCATCACTGCCATGCCGAAGCTGGGAACTgggcctggccagcagggggtgacGCAG GTGGTTTTGAAGGGTCCTCCAGGGCAGCCAGGCACTATTCTTCGAACTGTGCCGATGGGTGGGGTCCGTCTTGTAACCCCGGTAACTGTATCTGCTGTCAAGCCAACCGTAACCACACTTGTCGTCAAGGGAACGACTG GTGTGACAACTCTCGGGACAGTGACAGGCACGGTTTCCACTTCCCTAGCAGGCGGCAGTGTCGCTAGTGCCAATTCATCCCTTGCCACGCCCATCACCACCCTAGGCACTATTGCCACGCTGTCCAGCCAGGTCATTAATCCGGCTGCCATCACTGTGTCCGCCGCCCAGACCAGCTTGACCTCAGCGACCCCACTGCCCACCCCGACCATCACCATGCAG TCAGTGAATCAGCCGACCCAGGTAACCTTGATAACTACACCTAGTGGGGTGGAGGCTCAGCCAGTGCAGGAGCTGCCTGTCTCCATCCTGGCGTCCCCCACCTCTGAGCAGCCCAGTGctgctgaggctgggggggATATGCCCGGTACCGTTACCCTGGTCTGTTCCAACCCCCCCTGTGAGACACATGAGACTGGCACCACCAACACGGCCACCACTGCTTCTGCCAGCATGGGTGGGGTCCAGCAGGTGTGCTCCAACCCCCCCTGTGAGACCCACGAGACGGGCACCACCAACACGGCCACCACTGCTTCTGCCAGCATGGGTGCCAACCAGACTGGCACGGtgcagagggtgtgctccaacccCCCCTGTGAGACCCACGAGACGGGCACCACCAACACGGCCACCACTGCTTCTGCCAGCATGGGTGCCAACCAGACTGGCACGGtgcagagggtgtgctccaacccCCCCTGTGAGACCCATGAGACTGGCACCACCAACACGTCTACCACTGCTTCTGCCAGCATGGGTGGGGTCCAGCAGGTGTGCTCCAACCCCCCTTCAGAGACCCATGAAACAGGAACCACCAACACGGCTACCACAGCCAGTTCCAACATGGGCTCTGACAAGATGGGTACTGTGCAGAGTCAGTCGGGGTCCCAGTGTCCCCCTGCCAATGCAGCGTCTTCTCAGACCTCCACCTCTTCTGAAGCTGGCACTGGCGCTGGTGTTTTGCACCCAGAGAATCTGCGTACTGGCACCACAAACACTTCCACCACGGCGCATGCCAACATGGGCTCTGACCAGACAGGCACCGTGCAGAGCTCTCAGTCTTCACTGGAGAACCGCAGGTCCATCAGCAGTGCCTCATGTCCCATCTCACAGACGCCCTCTGAGAATGAGCAAGAAGTTTGCTCCAATCCCCTTTGTGAGACGCATGAACCGGACACCACCAACACTACCACCCAGGAGGACTCTAGCATGGGTAGTGGTCAGACAGtgcagagggtgtgctccaacccCCCCTGTGAGACCCATGAGACTGGCACCACCAGCACGGCCACCACTGCTTCTGCCAGCATGGGTGCCAATCAGACTGGCACGGtgcagagggtgtgctccaacccCCCCTGTGAGACCCATGAGACTGGCACCACCAGCACGGCCACCACTGCTTCTGCCAGCATGGGTGCCAATCAGACTGGCACGGtgcagagggtgtgctccaacccCCCCTGTGAAACCCACGAGACGGGCACCACCAACACGGCCACCACTGCTTCTGCCAGCATGGGTGCCAACCAGAATGGCACGGtgcagagggtgtgctccaacccCCCCTGTGAAACCCACGAGACGGGCACCACCAACACGGCCACCGCTGCTTCTGCCAGCATGGGTGCCAACCAGAATGGCATGGtgcagagggtgtgctccaacccCCCCTGTGAAACCCACGAGACGGGCACCACCAACACGGCCACCACTGCTTCTGCCAGCATGGGTGCCAACCAGAATGGAACGGtgcagagggtgtgctccaacccCCCCTGTGAAACCCACGAGACGGGCACCACCAACACGGCCACCACTGCTTCTGCCAGCATGGGTGCCAACCAGACTGGCACGGtgcagagggtgtgctccaacccCCCCTGTGAGACCCACGAGACGGGCACCACCAGCACGGCCACCACTGCTTCTGCCAGCATGGGTGCCAACCAGACTGGCACGGtgcagagggtgtgctccaacccCCCCTGTGAGACCCACGAGACAGGCACCACCAACACGGCCACAACGGCCACATCCAGCATGGACACTGGAGAAAGCACAG CTCAGCAGAGTAGTGGGACAGCAGAAGGAGATGATGGCTCCAATCCTGAGTCATCTTCCTCTCCTGCACTGCTCTCTGAAGCAGCCAGTGCTACGGTATCTCAGAGCCGGGCCATCACAACTGTGACTCACGCCACTCCTGTACCCGGACCTTCAGTACCT ACCATCGCCTCCATCACTGAGGCATCCGGCATTCCCTGTGAAGAGGCCTCGGGCGAGCCCGCCCCAGAGCAGCCACAGCCAGAGGAGGAAGCCCTGATGGCCGAGCAGGCCCAGGAGGGGTCCTTAGAGGCCGCCGCTGCCGTCCCGGAGGAGGAAGGGGAGCCGATGCAGACTGAGTGTCAGGCCGGGCTGGGCGAGGACGCCGTTGTCGGGGTGATATCCATGGAAGATGAGTCAGTAGGCGTGGCCGAGGCGGAGGCAGCCGCCGTGCTGCAGGCTGAAGTGGACCAGCTGCCAATGGCCATGGAGACTCAGCAGGGCCAGGAGGAGCAGGCAGAG CAGCTGGAGCCAGCGGCGGAGGAGGCGGGAGCCTCGGCGGATGCGCAGACCCTGACCCTGCCCCAGGAGCTGATGTCCGAAGGGCAGCCCACCACGCTAATGGTGACGGGCCTCACCCCCGAGGAGCTAGCGGTGACCGCGGCCGCTGAAGCCGCTGCCCAGGCCGCAGCCACCGAGGAGGCCCAGGCGCTGGCCATTCAGGCCGTTCTGCAGGCCGCGCAGCAGGCAGTCATGA GTGAAGGGGACTCCAGCCATGATGGCCAgcagaccaccaccatccccatTGTGCTGACGCAGCAGGAGCTGGCTGCCCTggtccagcagcagcagcagctacaGGAGGCACAGGCCCAGGCTCAAGCTCAGGCTCAAGCACAGGCTCAGGCTCAAGCACAGGCTCAGGCTCAAGCACAGGCTCAGGCTCAAGCACAGGCTCAGGCTCAAGCACAGGCTCAAGCTCATGCTCAGGCTCAAGCACAGGCCCAGGCCCAGGTCCAGGTCATCGCAGTGAGCgctcagcagcagcagcagctaaGTGCCCAGGCTGCTGCTCTGCCCACGGAGGGTCTGGCCCCCGCGGACAGCCTCAACGACCCGGCGTCTGAGAGCAACGGGCACAGCGACATGGCAGCTGCAGTCTCCAGTGCAGTGGCCCGGCTGCTGCCCTGCACTCCAGCTGAGA GTCTGGCCCCCTCAAGCACCTTTGCACCTTCACAACCCCTGGTTGCGGCCAGTCCAGCTAAGATCCAGGCAGCGACTGCACTGGCTGAGGTGGCCAATGGCATCGAGTCTGCAGCAGGG AAGCAGAGTCCCTCACCTGCCGTTGTGAAGGCCCCAGTGAAGAAGGAGAACCAGTGGTTTGATGTTGGGATTGTCAAGGTCACAAACATGTTGGTCACCCACTACTTTGTGCCAGCAGATGATGCACCTGCTACCGAT GATGATTCGGGAGCTGTCCCGGATTACAGCCAAATGAAGAAGATGGACCTTCAGCCCGGCACCGCATACAAGTTCCGCGTCTCGGGCATCAACGCCTGTGGCCGCGGGGCCTTTTCTGAGATTTCCGCCTTTAAGACCTGCCTGCCAGGCTTCCCAGGAGCACCCTGTGCCATCAAGATAAGCAAG AGCCCAGATGGTGCTCACCTGACCTGGGAGCCCCCCTCGGTGACGTCAGGAAAGATCATTGAGTACTCGGTGTACTTGGCCATCCAGAGCACGCAGGCGGGAGAGCCCAAGGCCTCGGCCCCAGCACAGCTGGCGTTCATGCGCGTTTACTGCGGCCCCAGCCCCGCGTGTCTCGTACAGACGTCCAGCCTCTCCAACGCCCACATCGACTACACCACCAAGCCAGCAATCATCTTCCGCATCGCTGCACGCAACGAGAAGGGCTACGGCCCAGCCACGCAGGTCCGGTGGCTGCAAG AGTCCAGTAAAGATGCCGCTTCTGCTAAACCTGCCACGAAAAGGCCGGTCTCATCTGACAT GAAAGGTGCTGGTCCAAAGAAGGCCAGGTCTGACCAGTGA